A window of the Lactuca sativa cultivar Salinas chromosome 5, Lsat_Salinas_v11, whole genome shotgun sequence genome harbors these coding sequences:
- the LOC111878099 gene encoding G-type lectin S-receptor-like serine/threonine-protein kinase At4g27290 isoform X2, translating into MNDVIWQSFDYPSDTFLPEMKIGKDLVTGHENYITSWKSDDDPSKGDYTYGCDLHGYPHQVIKKGQILLYRSEPWNGIDFGGISVLPQNAIYKFDMVFNQKQVFFTYKMINSSMISRLTMNRSGVLQRWVWSDQVNNWVVYFSKPTPDGCDMACGASGSCNTDSFPKCGCLDKFVPKYQNEWNGDNWSKGCVRRKPLDCKTDGFIKHQNVKLPDPQNSLFYGNLTLVECEKLCVKNCSCMAYANIFKKGFGCMIWMGDLVDIQEAPSYTFEVYIRVAFSELGSRKKKEKVIPLIMALVGGLSIILGLILFIWRELMKNSVPKGEDERMGKDTDQLYKNESQKDDLELPLLNLSEIAKATHNFSFDNKLGEGGYGPVYKGVLPDGKEVAVKRLSKTSNQGLDEFKNEVICISKLQHRNLVRLLGCCIQGDEKMLIYEYMPNKSLDYFIFDESRRKLLDWAERFNIMNGIARGLQYLHEDSRLRIIHRDLKASNILLDFHMIPKISDFGMARSFIGNEIQANTMKVVGTYGYMSPEYAVDGLFSVKSDVFSFGVLVLEIVTGKKNRGFFHHDHHHNLLGHAWILYQEGRSVELIDENLSESWHLYQVLRSIEVALLCVQRNPEDRPSMSSVAVMLSSDSQLPQPKQPGFFYTEHLPQPQDDMSSTTRAPSSTTAITITLVHAR; encoded by the exons ATGAATGATGTCATCTGGCAAAGTTTTGATTATCCGAGTGATACCTTTCTACCTGAAATGAAGATTGGGAAAGACTTGGTAACTGGGCATGAGAATTATATCACATCATGGAAAAGTGATGATGATCCTTCTAAAGGAGATTATACATATGGATGTGATCTTCATGGGTACCCACATCAAGTTATTAAAAAAGGACAGATTCTGTTATACCGAAGTGAACCCTGGAATGGAATTGATTTCGGTGGGATTTCAGTCCTACCACAGAATGCTATTTACAAGTTTGATATGGTTTTTAATCAAAAACAAGTGTTTTTTACTTACAAAATGATAAACTCATCCATGATATCAAGGTTGACCATGAATCGATCAGGTGTTTTGCAACGTTGGGTGTGGTCTGACCAAGTCAACAATTGGGTTGTTTACTTTTCTAAACCAACACCagatggttgtgatatggcatgTGGTGCTTCTGGTAGTTGTAACACTGATAGCTTCCCAAAATGTGGGTGTTTGGATAAATTTGTGCCAAAGTATCAAAATGAATGGAATGGAGATAATTGGTCAAAGGGTTGTGtgaggaggaaacctttggattGCAAGACTGATGGGtttataaaacatcaaaatgttaaATTACCTGACCCACAAAATTCATTGTTTTATGGGAATTTGACACTTGTGGAATGTGAGAAGTTATGTGTGAAAAATTGTTCGTGTATGGCGTAtgcaaatatatttaaaaaaggaTTCGGGTGTATGATTTGGATGGGTGATTTGGTTGATATTCAAGAAGCTCCATCTTATACTTTTGAAGTCTATATCAGGGTAGCCTTTTCTGAATTAG GTTCTCGTAAGAAGAAGGAGAAAGTAATTCCATTAATCATGGCATTAGTTGGTGGGTTGTCGATCATTTTGggcttgattttatttatttggaGAGAATTGATGAAAAATTCAGTGCCAAAGGGTGAAG ATGAAAGGATGGGAAAGGATACTGATCAACTTTACAAAAATGAAAGCCAGAAGGATGATCTCGAGTTGCCATTGCTTAATCTATCAGAAATAGCAAAAGCCACACAtaatttttcatttgataataagcTTGGAGAAGGTGGCTATGGACCTGTTTACAAG GGTGTTCTTCCGGATGGAAAAGAAGTGGCTGTGAAGCGACTCTCAAAGacatcaaatcaagggcttgaTGAATTCAAAAATGAAGTTATTTGCATATCTAAACTTCAACATAGAAATCTTGTGAGGCTTCTTGGATGTTGCATTCAAGGAGACGAAAAGATGTTGATCTATGAATACATGCCCAATAAAAGCCTTGATTACTTCATATTCG ATGAAAGCCGAAGAAAGTTACTTGATTGGGCAGAGCGGTTCAACATTATGAATGGAATAGCTCGAGGGTTGCAGTATCTTCACGAAGATTCAAGATTAAGAATTATTCATAGAGATCTCAAAGCAAGCAATATTTTGCTTGATTTTCATATGATTCCAAAAATATCCGATTTTGGAATGGCAAGAAGCTTTATAGGAAACGAGATACAAGCAAATACCATGAAAGTGGTTGGAACTTA CGGTTACATGTCTCCGGAGTATGCAGTGGACGGACTTTTCTCGGTAAAATCAGACGTATTTAGTTTTGGTGTTTTGGTGTTGGAGATTGTTACCGGAAAGAAAAACAGAGGATTCTTTCACCATGACCACCATCATAACCTTCTCGGCCAT GCATGGATACTTTATCAAGAGGGCAGGTCGGTGGAGCTAATTGATGAGAATTTAAGCGAGTCGTGGCATTTATATCAAGTGTTGAGATCAATTGAAGTTGCTTTGTTGTGCGTTCAAAGAAATCCGGAAGATCGGCCGAGCATGTCTTCAGTGGCGGTGATGCTCAGTAGTGATAGTCAACTGCCACAACCCAAGCAGCCTGGTTTCTTCTACACGGAGCATCTCCCTCAGCCTCAAGATGACATGTCATCTACCACTCGTGCACCCTCCTCAACTACTGCAATCACCATTACACTAGTACATGCTcgttga
- the LOC111878099 gene encoding G-type lectin S-receptor-like serine/threonine-protein kinase At4g27290 isoform X1: MGLVDGKGFFLFIMYLSLSIQIACGWSDTFTSAIPLKDGNRNTIVSSGGIFEIGFFSPMNSKNRYIGIWYKNIPPKTVVWVANRDTPLTNKSGMFKLTDSGILSILNDKNTIIWSSDNTSRTTNNPIAQLLDSGNLVVRDMNDVIWQSFDYPSDTFLPEMKIGKDLVTGHENYITSWKSDDDPSKGDYTYGCDLHGYPHQVIKKGQILLYRSEPWNGIDFGGISVLPQNAIYKFDMVFNQKQVFFTYKMINSSMISRLTMNRSGVLQRWVWSDQVNNWVVYFSKPTPDGCDMACGASGSCNTDSFPKCGCLDKFVPKYQNEWNGDNWSKGCVRRKPLDCKTDGFIKHQNVKLPDPQNSLFYGNLTLVECEKLCVKNCSCMAYANIFKKGFGCMIWMGDLVDIQEAPSYTFEVYIRVAFSELGSRKKKEKVIPLIMALVGGLSIILGLILFIWRELMKNSVPKGEDERMGKDTDQLYKNESQKDDLELPLLNLSEIAKATHNFSFDNKLGEGGYGPVYKGVLPDGKEVAVKRLSKTSNQGLDEFKNEVICISKLQHRNLVRLLGCCIQGDEKMLIYEYMPNKSLDYFIFDESRRKLLDWAERFNIMNGIARGLQYLHEDSRLRIIHRDLKASNILLDFHMIPKISDFGMARSFIGNEIQANTMKVVGTYGYMSPEYAVDGLFSVKSDVFSFGVLVLEIVTGKKNRGFFHHDHHHNLLGHAWILYQEGRSVELIDENLSESWHLYQVLRSIEVALLCVQRNPEDRPSMSSVAVMLSSDSQLPQPKQPGFFYTEHLPQPQDDMSSTTRAPSSTTAITITLVHAR, from the exons ATGGGATTAGTAGATGGAAAAGGGTTCTTTTTGTTTATCATGTACCTTTCACTTTCCATTCAAATTGCTTGTGGTTGGAGTGACACTTTCACTTCAGCTATTCCATTGAAGGATGGAAACAGAAACACCATAGTTTCCTCTGGTGGAATCTTTGAAATAGGATTCTTCAGCCCCATGAATTCAAAGAACAGGTATATCGGTATATGGTATAAAAATATACCACCAAAAACTGTGGTTTGGGTAGCCAATAGAGATACCCCTCTTACTAACAAATCAGGCATGTTCAAGTTGACAGATTCAGGCATTCTTAGCATTCTAAATGATAAGAACACAATCATCTGGTCTTCTGATAACACCTCAAGAACAACAAACAATCCAATCGCACAGCTTTTAGATTCTGGGAATCTTGTTGTGAGAGATATGAATGATGTCATCTGGCAAAGTTTTGATTATCCGAGTGATACCTTTCTACCTGAAATGAAGATTGGGAAAGACTTGGTAACTGGGCATGAGAATTATATCACATCATGGAAAAGTGATGATGATCCTTCTAAAGGAGATTATACATATGGATGTGATCTTCATGGGTACCCACATCAAGTTATTAAAAAAGGACAGATTCTGTTATACCGAAGTGAACCCTGGAATGGAATTGATTTCGGTGGGATTTCAGTCCTACCACAGAATGCTATTTACAAGTTTGATATGGTTTTTAATCAAAAACAAGTGTTTTTTACTTACAAAATGATAAACTCATCCATGATATCAAGGTTGACCATGAATCGATCAGGTGTTTTGCAACGTTGGGTGTGGTCTGACCAAGTCAACAATTGGGTTGTTTACTTTTCTAAACCAACACCagatggttgtgatatggcatgTGGTGCTTCTGGTAGTTGTAACACTGATAGCTTCCCAAAATGTGGGTGTTTGGATAAATTTGTGCCAAAGTATCAAAATGAATGGAATGGAGATAATTGGTCAAAGGGTTGTGtgaggaggaaacctttggattGCAAGACTGATGGGtttataaaacatcaaaatgttaaATTACCTGACCCACAAAATTCATTGTTTTATGGGAATTTGACACTTGTGGAATGTGAGAAGTTATGTGTGAAAAATTGTTCGTGTATGGCGTAtgcaaatatatttaaaaaaggaTTCGGGTGTATGATTTGGATGGGTGATTTGGTTGATATTCAAGAAGCTCCATCTTATACTTTTGAAGTCTATATCAGGGTAGCCTTTTCTGAATTAG GTTCTCGTAAGAAGAAGGAGAAAGTAATTCCATTAATCATGGCATTAGTTGGTGGGTTGTCGATCATTTTGggcttgattttatttatttggaGAGAATTGATGAAAAATTCAGTGCCAAAGGGTGAAG ATGAAAGGATGGGAAAGGATACTGATCAACTTTACAAAAATGAAAGCCAGAAGGATGATCTCGAGTTGCCATTGCTTAATCTATCAGAAATAGCAAAAGCCACACAtaatttttcatttgataataagcTTGGAGAAGGTGGCTATGGACCTGTTTACAAG GGTGTTCTTCCGGATGGAAAAGAAGTGGCTGTGAAGCGACTCTCAAAGacatcaaatcaagggcttgaTGAATTCAAAAATGAAGTTATTTGCATATCTAAACTTCAACATAGAAATCTTGTGAGGCTTCTTGGATGTTGCATTCAAGGAGACGAAAAGATGTTGATCTATGAATACATGCCCAATAAAAGCCTTGATTACTTCATATTCG ATGAAAGCCGAAGAAAGTTACTTGATTGGGCAGAGCGGTTCAACATTATGAATGGAATAGCTCGAGGGTTGCAGTATCTTCACGAAGATTCAAGATTAAGAATTATTCATAGAGATCTCAAAGCAAGCAATATTTTGCTTGATTTTCATATGATTCCAAAAATATCCGATTTTGGAATGGCAAGAAGCTTTATAGGAAACGAGATACAAGCAAATACCATGAAAGTGGTTGGAACTTA CGGTTACATGTCTCCGGAGTATGCAGTGGACGGACTTTTCTCGGTAAAATCAGACGTATTTAGTTTTGGTGTTTTGGTGTTGGAGATTGTTACCGGAAAGAAAAACAGAGGATTCTTTCACCATGACCACCATCATAACCTTCTCGGCCAT GCATGGATACTTTATCAAGAGGGCAGGTCGGTGGAGCTAATTGATGAGAATTTAAGCGAGTCGTGGCATTTATATCAAGTGTTGAGATCAATTGAAGTTGCTTTGTTGTGCGTTCAAAGAAATCCGGAAGATCGGCCGAGCATGTCTTCAGTGGCGGTGATGCTCAGTAGTGATAGTCAACTGCCACAACCCAAGCAGCCTGGTTTCTTCTACACGGAGCATCTCCCTCAGCCTCAAGATGACATGTCATCTACCACTCGTGCACCCTCCTCAACTACTGCAATCACCATTACACTAGTACATGCTcgttga